A genomic segment from Spinacia oleracea cultivar Varoflay chromosome 3, BTI_SOV_V1, whole genome shotgun sequence encodes:
- the LOC110791036 gene encoding uncharacterized protein produces the protein MSCSSSSGSEEEEEYDSYRKGGYHAVRVGDSFNGGRYIAQRKLGWGQFSTVWLAYDTRTSSFVALKIQKSAPQFAQAALHEIEVLSAIADGEPTHSKYVVRLIDNFKHTGPNGQHLCMVLEFLGDSLLRLIRYNRHKGMDLNKVREICKCVLMGLDYLHRELNIIHTDLKPENILLVSPIDPSKDPVKSGFTPILEKPEGGNHNGGGVSMSLIEKKLKRRAKMAVARISERRTSMGMPQNPKPQRSLEGIDMKCKVVDFGNACWADRQFMEEIQTRQYRAPEVIIRSGYTASADMWSFACTAFELATGDMLFTPKGAQGFTDDEDHLALMMELLGKMPKKIANGGARSKDFFDRYGDLKRIRRLKYWSLDRLLVDKYKFAEEDARDFADFLCPIFDFAPEKRPTAQQCLQHPWLNPNLTSNENTNDKKLAVGIKNLQI, from the exons ATGTCATGTTCATCATCTTCTGGGtcagaggaagaagaggagtaTGATTCATATAGAAAAGGAGGTTATCATGCTGTTAGAGTTGGTGATTCCTTCAATGGCGGACGTTACATTGCTCAGAGGAAATTGGGATGGGGCCAATTTTCCACTGTTTGGCTTGCTTATGATACTCGCACCTCT AGTTTTGTGGCTTTGAAGATTCAAAAAAGTGCACCGCAGTTTGCTCAGGCTGCCCTTCATGAAATTGAAGTCCTTTCAGCGATTGCTGATGGAGAACCAACTCATTCCAAGTATGTAGTTCGATTGATCGATAACTTCAAGCATACGGGGCCAAATGGGCAGCACCTGTGCATGGTTCTTGAGTTTCTAGGGGATAGCTTGCTTCGTTTAATTAGATACAACCGTCACAAAGGTATGGATCTGAACAAAGTTAGAGAAATTTGCAAATGTGTTTTGATGGGCTTGGATTATTTGCATAGGGAGCTTAATATAATCCACACAGACCTAAAGCCGGAAAACATTCTTCTTGTCTCTCCCATTGACCCCTCTAAAGATCCAGTAAAATCTGGATTTACCCCAATTCTTGAGAAGCCTGAAGGAGGAAACCATAATGGTGGAGGAGTTTCAATGAGTTTGATTGAGAAAAAGCTTAAGAGGAGGGCAAAGATGGCAGTGGCCAGGATATCTGAGAGAAGGACCTCCATGGGTATGCCACAGAATCCTAAACCACAAAGATCTTTAGAGGGGATTGATATGAAGTGCAAAGTTGTAGACTTTGGAAATGCTTGTTGGGCTGATCGACAGTTCATGGAAGAAATACAGACAAGGCAATATAGAGCTCCTGAAGTTATTATCCGTTCAGGATATACCGCGTCTGCTGACATGTGGTCGTTTGCTTGCACAGCATTTGAGCTTGCTACCGGTGACATGTTGTTTACTCCTAAAGGGGCACAAGGATTTACAGATGACGAG GATCATCTTGCTCTGATGATGGAACTTCTGGGTAAGATGCCTAAAAAG ATAGCCAATGGAGGAGCGCGTTCTAAGGACTTCTTTGATAGATATGGTGATCTAAAGAGGATCAGAAGACTCAAATACTGGTCACTTGACCGGTTGCTTGTTGACAAGTATAAATTTGCTGAAGAAGATGCCCGTGACTTTGCTGATTTTCTGTGCCCAATTTTTGATTTTGCACCCGAGAAGCGGCCCACTGCCCAGCAGTGCCTGCAACACCCTTGGCTTAACCCGAATCTGACCTCTAACGAAAATACTAATGATAAAAAGTTAGCTGTTGGGATAAAGAACCTTCAAATATAA